The sequence GGTGGTCAGCAGCCCGAAATTGTCCGGCTTCGTGCTTGCGGTGATTCCGCTGATCGTGCTGCCGCTGGTGGCGTTCGGCCGCCGGGTGCAGAAACTGTCGCGCGGCGCGCAGGACACGCTGGCCGACGCATCGTCCTATGCATCCGAACTGATTGGCGCGATGCGCACGTTGCAGGCCTTCACCAACGAAAGCCTCGCGAAAATGCGCTTCGGCAGCGAAGTCGAACGCGCCTATCAGGCGGCGCGCAACTCGACCGGCGCGCGCGCGATCCTGACCGCGATCGTGATTTTTCTGGTGTTCGCCAGCGTCGTTGCCATCCTTTGGGTCGGTTCTCACGATGTGCTGACCAACCAGATCAGCGCGGGCCGGCTCGGCCAGTTCGTCCTGTATGCGGCATTCGCTGCGGGTGCGCTCGGCCAGTTGAGCGAGGTCTGGGGCGAAATCTCGCAGGCCTCCGGCGCATCGGAGCGGCTGTTTGAAATCCTCCGCCTCAAGCCGGATATCGCGGCGCCTGCACATCCGCGCGCCCTGCCGCTGCCGCCGCGCGGCGATGTCGCGTTCGACAATGTGCGGTTCGCCTATCCGACGCGGCCGGAGCACCTCACCGTCGATGGTGTGACATTCTCGGTCAAGGCCGGCGAGAAGGTTGCCGTGGTCGGGCCGTCCGGCGCGGGCAAGAGCACACTGTTTCACCTCCTGCTGCGGTTCTACGATCCCGCAAGCGGCGTAATCTCCGTAGATGGCGTGCCGGTCCGCGATGCTGATCCGTCCGATGTCAGGTCACGCATTGCGCTGGTGCCGCAGGATTCCGTGGTGTTCGCCACGACCGCGCGCGAAAATATCCGCTTCGGCCGTCCCGATGCCAGCGATGAAGAAGTCGCTCGCGCCGCCGATCTCGCTCACGCCACCGAGTTCATCGCGCGTCTGCCGCTTGGCTTCGATACCCAGCTTGGCGAGCGCGGCGTCACGCTGTCCGGCGGTCAGCGCCAGCGCATCGCAATTGCGCGCGCGATCCTGCGCGATGCACCGCTGCTGCTGCTGGACGAGGCGACATCCGCGCTCGATGCCGAGAGCGAGACGCTGGTCCAGACCGCGCTGGAAGAACTGATGAAGCACCGCACCACGCTGGTGATCGCGCATCGTCTCGCCACCGTGCTGTCCTGCGACCGTATCCTGGTGATGGAGAACGGCCGCATCGTCGAGCAGGGCACGCATGTGTCGCTGGTGGCGGCGAACGGCCTTTATGCGCGGCTGGCGCGGTTACAGTTCGAGAACGTGTAGTTCGTCATTGCGAGCGAAGCGAAGCAATCCAGAGCAACAAGCAAGACTGGACTGGATTGCCTCGTCGCAAGTGCTCCTCGCAATGATGTTATGTGGTCGCTACGGCCTCCACGCCATTCCATACACCTTCCGTCCCGACACCGGATTGATGTCGTCGTGGGTGTGCACGAAGCCGTTGCGCTCATAGAAGCGAATGGCGCGGGCGTTGTCGGTGTTGACCAGCAGCGTGATGCCCTTCGGCGACATCCTCTTCGCCTCGGCGATCAGCGTATTGCCCAGGTTCGATCCCCATTCCTCCGGCGCGACCACGAGCTGGTCGAGATAGCCGCTGGCGTCGACGGTTACGAAACCGATCATCCGGTCGCTTCGTGAGGCGACCATGATCCTTGCAACAGGCACCAGTTCATCGCGCCAGCGCGTGCGCCAGCCCTCCAGCCGCTGCGCAAAATCGATCGACGGATAGGCCTGTTGCCATGTGCGAAACCACAGATCGATGGCCGCGTCCTCGTCGCCGTCCGTGTAGGGCCGCAGCGTGAAATCTGCGCTCATGCGCGTATCATCGCTCGGTGAGCTTCAACTCGATGCGGCGATTGCGCTTGTAGGCCTCCTCAGTCGTTCCGGGGTCGAGCGGCTGAAATTCCGCGAAGCCTGCAGCGACCAGGCGCTGCGCCGGCACGCCGAGCGAGACCAGATACTGCACCACCGAAATGGCGCGCGCCGACGACAGTTCCCAGTTCGACTTGAACTGCGGGCTGTTGATTGGCCGCACGTCGGTGTGGCCGTCCACGCGCAGCACCCAGGCGATTTCAGCCGGAATCTGTTTATCCAGATCGATCAGCGCCGCGGCGAGCTTGTCGAGTTCGGCGCGGCCTTCCGGCAAGAGTAATGCCTGTCCGGTGTCGAAGAACACTTCCGACTGGAACACGAAACGATCACCCACGACGCGGATATCCGGCCGGTTGCCGAGAATGGTGCGCAGCCGTCCGAAGAATTCGGAGCGATAGCGCGACAGTTCCTGCACGCGCTGCGCGAGCGCCACGTTGAGCCGCTGGCCAAGGTCGGCGATCTTGCCTTGCGATTCCTTGTCGCGCTTTTCGGACGCGTCCAGCGCTTCCTCGAGCGCGGCGAGCTGGCGGCGCAGTGCGCTGATCTGCTGGTTCAGCACCTCGATCTGGGCGAGCGCGCGCGCGGAAACCTGCTTTTCGGAGTCCAGCGCCTTGCCGAGTTCGGTGGCGCGTCCGGCGGCGTTGGCGCCTGCGCCAGCAAGGCCGTCATAGAGGCCTTTGACCCGGTCGCGTTCGGCTTCGGCAGAGGCGAGACCGGCGCGCATTTGCGACAGTTGATCGTCGAGGCTGAGCTTGCCGAGCTTTTCTAGCGAGAGAAGGTCGTTAAGCTGCGCGATCTGAGCATTGAGCCGCTCCAGCGCCTTGTCCTTGCCGGTGACCTCCTGCGACAGGAAGAACTGCACGACCAGAAACACCGACAGCAGGAACACGATGGCCAGCACCAGCGTCGATAAGGCATCGACGAAGCCGGGCCAGTAATTGAACCCCGGGTCGCTGCGGCGTGATCGCGAAAGCGCCATGATCTGCTATCCCCGGTTCAGTTCTTCTCAGGCTGCCGCGCGAGTTTCTCCAGAAGGTTCTTGATCTCGCGATTCTGTTCGCCCTGACCGTCGGCCCATTCGCGGATCAGTTGCTGCTCGCTGCGCATGTGATGCACAAGGCCCTGAATAGCCTCTGCGAGATTGGCCATCGCTGTGGTCGAGGCGCGGTTCGATCCCATTTCTTCCACCGCCGTCCGTAGCCGGTCGAAGGCGGGGCTGAAATCACCGCCGATGCCGACGTGACCGTCGCCGGCATATTCCTGCACGGTCTCGGCGAGCCAGTCTTCCAGATCGGTGTAGAAACGATTCTGCGCCTGGCTCGACTGCAGATCTAGAAAGCCAAGGATCAGCGATCCGGCGAGGCCGAACAGCGAGGACGAGAACGAAATGCCCATGCCGCCGAGTGGCGCAGCAAGGCCTTCCTTCAGCGTGTCGAACACCGACCCGGCATCGCCGCCGACCTTGAGTCCTTCGATCACTTTGCCGACCGAACCGACGGTCTCGATCAGGCCCCAGAACGTGCCGAGCAGGCCAAGGAAAACCAGCAGACCTGTCATGTAGCGCGACAGGTCGCGCGCCTCGTCAAGGCGGGTGGCGATGGAATCCAGCAGATGCCGCATGGTCTGCTGCGAAATGCTCATGCGGCCGGAGCGATGGCTCAGCATCGCGGCCATCGGCGCCAGCAGTGTCGGGCGGCGGTCCACGGCCAGGCCAGGATCGGAGATGCGGAAGCTGTTGACCCACGCAATTTCCGGATAGAGCCGGATCACCTGCCGGAACGCCAGAATGATGCCGATGGCGAGAACACCGGCGATCAAGGCGTTGAGACCGGGATTGGCGAGAAAGGCCAGCCAGATCTGTTTGTAGAGCACCACGACAATCAGCCCGCACAGGATCAGGAACACCAGCATCCGGACCAGAAAGATTCGAGGCGACGACAGTTTGGTGACGCTGATGTCGGCTGAGGTGCTGGGTGGGGGATTTTTCGCCATGGTGGATGGTCAATCCTTCTCCGGGAAACGTCGGCCATCAATATGGCACAGCAGCGGCCGGAAAAAAATGCCGCCGCCAATGTGCTGGCAGGGAGGAACTGGCGGGAGCAGAAACTGGCGGGATGATACCAACAGGCGTTATCCCCCGCGAATGCGGAGACCCAAATCCTCTAATTTTGTTGAGGGCCGTGAAATTTTCTCTGACTCGGATGGTCCCGCTTCCGCGGGTGCGATAACCGAGTCTTTAGCGCAAGACGCGCCCTTACATCCGTAACATCCGCTGTCCGGGCGAATGTGCGGGTATCAGCCCAATGGCTTTAAAATCTTCACGAGTTCGCGCTGGATGGTTTCGTTGCCGCAGACCACATGGCCGGTCGCCATCGCCGTGTCGCCGCCTTCGATGCCGCTGACCACGCCACCGGCCTCGCGCACCATGATGAGTCCTGCCGCAATGTCCCACGGCTGGAGATTGCGCTCCCAGTAGCCGTCGAGACGGCCAGCCGCGACATACGCGAGATCGAGTGAGGCTGCTCCGAAACGGCGCAGACCCGCCACGCGATTCTGGATTTCCGTCATCTCGCGCCGCGAAAGCTCGTGGTCGCCGCGCCCGATATGCGGCAGGCCGCAGGCGATCACGCAGTCGCTGAGCTGCTTGCGCGCCGCGACGCGCAGGCGGGTGTCGTTAAGGAACGCGCCCTTGCCGCGCTCGGCGATGTAAAGTTCATCGGTGGCGGGATTGTAGATCACGCCCGCGACGATCACGCCCTCGCGCTGCAGCCCGATCGAGATCGCGAACTGCGGAATGCCGTGAAGAAAATTGGTGGTGCCGTCGAGCGGGTCCACGATCCATGTGTTGGATTTGTCGGTGCCCTCGCGAGAGCCGCCTTCCTCGCCGAGAAAGCCGTAGCCGGGCCGCGCCTTGGTCAGGTCGTCATAGAGCATTTGCTCCGCGCGCTTGTCCGCAAGCGAGACGAAATTGGCCGGACCTTTCAGCGACACCTGAAGGTTCTCGATCTCGCCGAGATCGCGGCTAAGAGCGCGGCCGGCGCGGCGCGCGGCCTTGACCATGACATTGATGAGCGCTGAATGAAGCATCGTTTCGGCTTGATGGGATCGGCCGGGGCCGGATCGGGATAAGGGGTGGTGCTGTGGGCGGGATGCTTGGCGTCAAAGCGCAGGCGCGTCAAGGGCGATAACGGCTGCCGAGGCGGTTTCGGGCGAAGCGGACCGGCTGGTGCGACGAAAGCGCGTCACAGAGGACCTGTTTCATTTCGTGCCAAACCACTTCTTCGCGAGGTCTTCGGCCTTGGCCTTGTCGAGCGGTTGAAGCTGCGCGAATTGCGCATCGAGATCTGGATCGCTTCCGCCGGCGGTCTTGGCGATCAGATGCCATTTGAAGCCCTGAACCTTGTCGGCGGGAACTCCGAGCCCGTCGACGAGAATACGCGCGAGGCGGTTCTGCGCGATCGGGCTGTTCTGCCGCGCGGCGCGGGTGAGAACGGCGACCGCCAGCGGAACGTCTTTCGGCGTGCCGGTGCCGTTGAACAGCGCAATTCCATATTCCACGGCGGCGTCGAGATTGTCGGCCATCGCTGCTGCGCGCATCAGCTTGGCGGCCTCGACGACATTCTTCTCCACGCCGCGGCCTTCCTTGTAGAAGGTGGCGAGCGCGTATTGCGCTTCCGGATTGCCGGCGTCGGCGGCCTGCCGGAACAGTTCGGCAGCGCGCTTGATGTCCTGCGGAAAGACCTGGCCTTCGAGATAGAGCAGGCCGAGATTATAGGCTGCTGCTGCTTTTCCAAGTTTGGCCGATGACGCCAACAGCCGCGCGCCTTCCTCGCGGTTCGGAGGCGCCGGCCGGCCGGAAATCTTCATCATGCCGAGGGCGAACATCGCTTCGCGGTCGCCGCGGTCGGCGGCCTGCTTGTACCATTCCGCGGCCTTGGCATCGTCGCGCTTGATGCCGAGTGCATTGGAATAGAGCTCGCCCAGCAGCGTCATCGATCTGGGATCGCCTTGCTCCTGCGCGCGCTTCAGCGCGATATTGAAGGCTGTGCGATAAAGCCCCTGCTGATAGGCGCCGTAGGCGAGATCGGCGTTCGGATCGTCAGGAACAACCGGCGCTGCCGCCTTTGCGGGTTCGGTCTTCTTCTGCTTCTGCGCATCGGGTTTCGGAGCGGCTTTGGGAGACGCAGGTTTCGCCTTTGCAGCAGGCGTCTCGGCAGGTTTGATGGGCTCCGGAAAAGGATTCGGTTGTGTGCCCTGCGCGACGGCGTTCGCCGATAATGCGACAACCCCGGCAACCAGCGACGCGAGCAATCCCGCACGGGCGGCTGATGGTATGGCGCGGCGAAGCCCGGTCATCGCAATCCTATCCTTCTGCGACCGTGGCTTTTGCAAAAGAGGCCTTGAAACCCTGCGCGATGGCATCGGCGGCTTCAACCAGCGCCGCTTGCGGGCCGCGCGCATCCTGCCAGATGAAATCGCCGACCAGAACGAAATCCGCGCCGGCCGACGCGAACAGGCGCGCTTCATCCAGCGAGGTGGCGAAGCCGACGCATGGCGGTTCGAACAATTCCGCCCACCAGCCGAGCCGTTCACCGATGGCGTCCGGCGATGGCCGCGCGCCCTGAGCATCCGGTTCGCCGAACAGCACATAATCAGCACCGGCTTCGCCGGCGACCATGGCGTCGTGACGCGTGATCAGTCCGCCGACGCCGAGAATGCGGTCCGGCTTCAGCGTCGGCATGGCTTCCTGCATGGCCTCGACGCCGCTGACATTGGCGCCGTCCGCGCCGGAGCGCGCAACCTGCTCATAGTGACCGTCGAGCAGAAAGGCCGCGCCTGCGTTCTGAACGACCGGCGCGAGCGCCTTGGTGCGCTGGATAATACCGCGCTCGTCACCGGGCGTGAGACGCAGCAGGATGGCGGCGACATCGGCAGCGGCCAGCAGCGCGGGCAGTTGCGATGCGAGCGGCGCGGGGTCGGCAACCAGCGGCGTCGCAAGGTAAAGCCGTGGCGCCGGGCGCGGTGGGACGGGTTTGGTGGCCATGATGTCGGTGTGATGCCCCCGGACTGCGGCCAAAAAAGGGGCGGGACATGTCCCGCCCTGTCGATCAGAGGGTTACGCGATCTTCGGCGCGAGTTCGCCCCTGGCGTAGCGCTGCGCCATCTGGGCCGTGGTCAGCACCTTTTTGATCTTGCTGGCCTGGCCCGCGGTGTTGAACTCCTGCAACCGCTCCTTGCACAGCTTGGTCATCGCTTCCATCGCCGGCTTGAGATACTTGCGCGGATCGAACTCGCTGGGATTTTCCGCAAGCACCTTGCGGATCTGGCCGGTCATCGCCATGCGGTTATCGGTGTCGATGTTGATCTTGCGCACGCCGTTCTTGATGCCGCGCTGGATTTCCGCGACCGGCACGCCCCAGGTCGGCTTCATCTGGCCGCCGAACTTGTTGATGATGTCCTGCAAATCCTGCGGCACCGACGACGAACCGTGCATCACAAGATGCGTGTTGGGCAGCTTGCGGTGGATTTCCTCGATCACGTTCATGGCGAGGATGTTGCCGTCCGGCTTGCGGGTGAACTTGTAGGCGCCGTGCGAGGTGCCCATTGCAATCGCCAATGCGTCGACCTGCGTTTCCTTGACGAATTTCACCGCTTCGTCGGGGTTGGTCAGAAGCTGGTCGTGGGAGAGTTTGCCCTCCGCGCCGTGGCCGTCTTCCTTGTCGCCCATGCCGGTCTCCAGCGAACCCAACACGCCGAGTTCGCCTTCCACAGAGATGCCGCCGAGATGCGCCATGTCGGTGACCGTCTTGGTCACGCCGACATTGTAGTCCCAGTCGCCCGGCGTCTTGCCGTCGGCCTTCAGCGAGCCGTCCATCATTACCGAGGTGAAGCCGGCCTGGATCGCCGTCATGCAGGTGGCGGGCTCGTTGCCGTGATCGAGATGCACGCAGACGGGAATCTGCGGATAGATTTCCGTCACCGCGTCCATCATGTGCTTCAGCATCACGTCGTTGGCGTAGGAGCGTGCGCCGCGCGAGGCCTGGATGATGACCGGCGCGTCCAGGGAACTGGCGGCTTCCATGATCGCCAGTGCCTGCTCCATGTTGTTGATGTTGAACGCGGGCACGCCGTAATCGTTCTCCGCCGCATGATCCAGCAATTGACGCAATGTGATGCGAGCCATGTGACCTTGTCTCCGTGGTCTTTAGTCAACGCCAGAGGCGCCTGATCTGTTGAAATTACTAGTGTTCCGAATCCGAAATTCGCCTAACCCTGCAGCGTCTTCCTAGCGAACTTCGGATTCGAAAGGACACTAGCGTACTCTAAGAACCTCGACGCCGGGCAAAGGTTTCCCTTCCATCCATTCCAGGAACGCGCCGCCCGCCGTTGAAACGTAAGTGAAATCTTCCGCGACGCCAGCGTGGTTCAACGCCGCAACGGTGTCGCCGCCGCCGGCGACGGAAATCAGGTTGCCTTCGCGCGTGCGTCCGGCCGCGTGCCGCGCAGCCTGCACCGTGCCGCGATCGAACGGCTTGCTCTCGAAGGCGCCGAGCGGGCCATTCCAGACGACAGTCGCGGCATCGTCGAACGCCGCGCGCACGCGATCGACCGACTTCGGCCCGATGTCGAGGATCATGGTGTCAGCCGGCACTG is a genomic window of Bradyrhizobium sp. G127 containing:
- a CDS encoding ABC transporter ATP-binding protein/permease; translated protein: MSAVERLEDAAAGATPVPLRQPAPVEASPSETSRQSPEPPPAPKKSRMKLRPLMALAPYVARYRGQAIAALVALIVASAATLVVPLAVRRMIDFGFSPEGIALINSYFMVMIAVVAVLAGASAIRYYLVITLGERIVADLRRDVFNHLTSLSPSFFDTAHSGELVSRLTADTTQIKSAVGASVSIALRNLVLFIGASAMMVVSSPKLSGFVLAVIPLIVLPLVAFGRRVQKLSRGAQDTLADASSYASELIGAMRTLQAFTNESLAKMRFGSEVERAYQAARNSTGARAILTAIVIFLVFASVVAILWVGSHDVLTNQISAGRLGQFVLYAAFAAGALGQLSEVWGEISQASGASERLFEILRLKPDIAAPAHPRALPLPPRGDVAFDNVRFAYPTRPEHLTVDGVTFSVKAGEKVAVVGPSGAGKSTLFHLLLRFYDPASGVISVDGVPVRDADPSDVRSRIALVPQDSVVFATTARENIRFGRPDASDEEVARAADLAHATEFIARLPLGFDTQLGERGVTLSGGQRQRIAIARAILRDAPLLLLDEATSALDAESETLVQTALEELMKHRTTLVIAHRLATVLSCDRILVMENGRIVEQGTHVSLVAANGLYARLARLQFENV
- a CDS encoding GNAT family N-acetyltransferase codes for the protein MSADFTLRPYTDGDEDAAIDLWFRTWQQAYPSIDFAQRLEGWRTRWRDELVPVARIMVASRSDRMIGFVTVDASGYLDQLVVAPEEWGSNLGNTLIAEAKRMSPKGITLLVNTDNARAIRFYERNGFVHTHDDINPVSGRKVYGMAWRP
- a CDS encoding peptidoglycan -binding protein, which codes for MALSRSRRSDPGFNYWPGFVDALSTLVLAIVFLLSVFLVVQFFLSQEVTGKDKALERLNAQIAQLNDLLSLEKLGKLSLDDQLSQMRAGLASAEAERDRVKGLYDGLAGAGANAAGRATELGKALDSEKQVSARALAQIEVLNQQISALRRQLAALEEALDASEKRDKESQGKIADLGQRLNVALAQRVQELSRYRSEFFGRLRTILGNRPDIRVVGDRFVFQSEVFFDTGQALLLPEGRAELDKLAAALIDLDKQIPAEIAWVLRVDGHTDVRPINSPQFKSNWELSSARAISVVQYLVSLGVPAQRLVAAGFAEFQPLDPGTTEEAYKRNRRIELKLTER
- a CDS encoding flagellar motor protein MotA; its protein translation is MAKNPPPSTSADISVTKLSSPRIFLVRMLVFLILCGLIVVVLYKQIWLAFLANPGLNALIAGVLAIGIILAFRQVIRLYPEIAWVNSFRISDPGLAVDRRPTLLAPMAAMLSHRSGRMSISQQTMRHLLDSIATRLDEARDLSRYMTGLLVFLGLLGTFWGLIETVGSVGKVIEGLKVGGDAGSVFDTLKEGLAAPLGGMGISFSSSLFGLAGSLILGFLDLQSSQAQNRFYTDLEDWLAETVQEYAGDGHVGIGGDFSPAFDRLRTAVEEMGSNRASTTAMANLAEAIQGLVHHMRSEQQLIREWADGQGEQNREIKNLLEKLARQPEKN
- a CDS encoding inositol monophosphatase family protein, producing MLHSALINVMVKAARRAGRALSRDLGEIENLQVSLKGPANFVSLADKRAEQMLYDDLTKARPGYGFLGEEGGSREGTDKSNTWIVDPLDGTTNFLHGIPQFAISIGLQREGVIVAGVIYNPATDELYIAERGKGAFLNDTRLRVAARKQLSDCVIACGLPHIGRGDHELSRREMTEIQNRVAGLRRFGAASLDLAYVAAGRLDGYWERNLQPWDIAAGLIMVREAGGVVSGIEGGDTAMATGHVVCGNETIQRELVKILKPLG
- a CDS encoding HcpA family protein codes for the protein MTGLRRAIPSAARAGLLASLVAGVVALSANAVAQGTQPNPFPEPIKPAETPAAKAKPASPKAAPKPDAQKQKKTEPAKAAAPVVPDDPNADLAYGAYQQGLYRTAFNIALKRAQEQGDPRSMTLLGELYSNALGIKRDDAKAAEWYKQAADRGDREAMFALGMMKISGRPAPPNREEGARLLASSAKLGKAAAAYNLGLLYLEGQVFPQDIKRAAELFRQAADAGNPEAQYALATFYKEGRGVEKNVVEAAKLMRAAAMADNLDAAVEYGIALFNGTGTPKDVPLAVAVLTRAARQNSPIAQNRLARILVDGLGVPADKVQGFKWHLIAKTAGGSDPDLDAQFAQLQPLDKAKAEDLAKKWFGTK
- a CDS encoding thiamine phosphate synthase, which codes for MATKPVPPRPAPRLYLATPLVADPAPLASQLPALLAAADVAAILLRLTPGDERGIIQRTKALAPVVQNAGAAFLLDGHYEQVARSGADGANVSGVEAMQEAMPTLKPDRILGVGGLITRHDAMVAGEAGADYVLFGEPDAQGARPSPDAIGERLGWWAELFEPPCVGFATSLDEARLFASAGADFVLVGDFIWQDARGPQAALVEAADAIAQGFKASFAKATVAEG
- the fba gene encoding class II fructose-bisphosphate aldolase (catalyzes the reversible aldol condensation of dihydroxyacetonephosphate and glyceraldehyde 3-phosphate in the Calvin cycle, glycolysis, and/or gluconeogenesis); the protein is MARITLRQLLDHAAENDYGVPAFNINNMEQALAIMEAASSLDAPVIIQASRGARSYANDVMLKHMMDAVTEIYPQIPVCVHLDHGNEPATCMTAIQAGFTSVMMDGSLKADGKTPGDWDYNVGVTKTVTDMAHLGGISVEGELGVLGSLETGMGDKEDGHGAEGKLSHDQLLTNPDEAVKFVKETQVDALAIAMGTSHGAYKFTRKPDGNILAMNVIEEIHRKLPNTHLVMHGSSSVPQDLQDIINKFGGQMKPTWGVPVAEIQRGIKNGVRKINIDTDNRMAMTGQIRKVLAENPSEFDPRKYLKPAMEAMTKLCKERLQEFNTAGQASKIKKVLTTAQMAQRYARGELAPKIA